One genomic window of Tachypleus tridentatus isolate NWPU-2018 chromosome 12, ASM421037v1, whole genome shotgun sequence includes the following:
- the LOC143234994 gene encoding mite allergen Der p 3-like isoform X1, with amino-acid sequence MQVLYTISSLCTFLLLWCLYPTVSTKALQVELHTQEESRTVCPCGSISSKLTNRVVGGHNAGSNDFTYAIRLLSESLVGRSTSFCGGILITDRHILTAGHCINGLSEREISFNVGDYDVSKTSERENVYRNATKIIQHPKFSSETYENDIAVIEMEKAVKLDPSKLKTVCLPPLNSDLSPGTPTSVIGWGRIGFYNTELPSVLQQVDVPVVSRKTCQIPLEHNISENMMCAGGKVGKDACLGDSGSGLMVKINNDYVLCGLVSFGKECARAGVAGVYTRVSRYIDWILQITKDASCSPYIVSVSDYPK; translated from the exons ATGCAGGTTTTATATACAATTAGCAGTTTGTGTACTTTTCTCTTATTGTGGTGTCTTTATCCAACAGTATCAACGAAAGCTTTACAG GTTGAATTGCACACCCAAGAGGAATCCA GAACTGTTTGTCCGTGTGGGAGTATTTCTTCTAAGCTTACAAACAGAGTTGTTGGAGGACACAACGCTGGATCCAATGATTTTACTTATGCT ATTCGATTGCTTTCAGAATCGCTGGTGGGTCGGTCCACGTCCTTCTGTGGTGGAATACTTATTACCGACCGTCATATTCTGACAGCTGGTCACTGTATTAATGG CCTTTCAGAACGTGAAATCAGCTTTAATGTGGGAGATTATGATGTCTCTAAAACTTCTGAGAGAGAGAACGTATATCGAAATGCTACAAAAATCATTCAACACCCAAAGTTTAGCTCTGAAACTTACGAGAATGACATTGCTGTTATAGAAATGGAAAAGGCTGTGAAACTTGATCCATCTAAACTAAAAACTGTCTGTTTACCCCCACTAAACTCAGACCTGAGTCCTGGAACACCAACATCTGTTATTGGCTGGGGTCGTATCGGATTTT ACAATACAGAATTGCCATCCGTACTTCAACAAGTAGACGTACCAGTGGTAAGCAGAAAAACGTGTCAGATACCACTTGAACACAACATATCTGAGAACATGATGTGTGCTGGAGGTAAAGTAGGCAAAGACGCTTGCTTG GGCGACTCGGGTAGCGGATTGATGGTCAAAATTAACAATGACTACGTTTTGTGCGGTTTGGTGTCATTTGGTAAAGAATGTGCGAGAGCAGGTGTTGCTGGCGTTTACACACGTGTAAGTCGCTACATTGATTGGATATTACAAATTACTAAAGACGCCAGTTGTTCCCCTTACATCGTTTCCGTTTCTGATTATCCAAAATAG
- the LOC143234994 gene encoding mite allergen Der p 3-like isoform X2, with product MQVLYTISSLCTFLLLWCLYPTVSTKALQIRLLSESLVGRSTSFCGGILITDRHILTAGHCINGLSEREISFNVGDYDVSKTSERENVYRNATKIIQHPKFSSETYENDIAVIEMEKAVKLDPSKLKTVCLPPLNSDLSPGTPTSVIGWGRIGFYNTELPSVLQQVDVPVVSRKTCQIPLEHNISENMMCAGGKVGKDACLGDSGSGLMVKINNDYVLCGLVSFGKECARAGVAGVYTRVSRYIDWILQITKDASCSPYIVSVSDYPK from the exons ATGCAGGTTTTATATACAATTAGCAGTTTGTGTACTTTTCTCTTATTGTGGTGTCTTTATCCAACAGTATCAACGAAAGCTTTACAG ATTCGATTGCTTTCAGAATCGCTGGTGGGTCGGTCCACGTCCTTCTGTGGTGGAATACTTATTACCGACCGTCATATTCTGACAGCTGGTCACTGTATTAATGG CCTTTCAGAACGTGAAATCAGCTTTAATGTGGGAGATTATGATGTCTCTAAAACTTCTGAGAGAGAGAACGTATATCGAAATGCTACAAAAATCATTCAACACCCAAAGTTTAGCTCTGAAACTTACGAGAATGACATTGCTGTTATAGAAATGGAAAAGGCTGTGAAACTTGATCCATCTAAACTAAAAACTGTCTGTTTACCCCCACTAAACTCAGACCTGAGTCCTGGAACACCAACATCTGTTATTGGCTGGGGTCGTATCGGATTTT ACAATACAGAATTGCCATCCGTACTTCAACAAGTAGACGTACCAGTGGTAAGCAGAAAAACGTGTCAGATACCACTTGAACACAACATATCTGAGAACATGATGTGTGCTGGAGGTAAAGTAGGCAAAGACGCTTGCTTG GGCGACTCGGGTAGCGGATTGATGGTCAAAATTAACAATGACTACGTTTTGTGCGGTTTGGTGTCATTTGGTAAAGAATGTGCGAGAGCAGGTGTTGCTGGCGTTTACACACGTGTAAGTCGCTACATTGATTGGATATTACAAATTACTAAAGACGCCAGTTGTTCCCCTTACATCGTTTCCGTTTCTGATTATCCAAAATAG
- the LOC143234994 gene encoding mite allergen Eur m 3-like isoform X3 → MQVLYTISSLCTFLLLWCLYPTVSTKALQVELHTQEESRTVCPCGSISSKLTNRVVGGHNAGSNDFTYAIRLLSESLVGRSTSFCGGILITDRHILTAGHCINGLSEREISFNVGDYDVSKTSERENVYRNATKIIQHPKFSSETYENDIAVIEMEKAVKLDPSKLKTVCLPPLNSDLSPGTPTSVIGWGRIGFWAQVFVCGLTTLESWL, encoded by the exons ATGCAGGTTTTATATACAATTAGCAGTTTGTGTACTTTTCTCTTATTGTGGTGTCTTTATCCAACAGTATCAACGAAAGCTTTACAG GTTGAATTGCACACCCAAGAGGAATCCA GAACTGTTTGTCCGTGTGGGAGTATTTCTTCTAAGCTTACAAACAGAGTTGTTGGAGGACACAACGCTGGATCCAATGATTTTACTTATGCT ATTCGATTGCTTTCAGAATCGCTGGTGGGTCGGTCCACGTCCTTCTGTGGTGGAATACTTATTACCGACCGTCATATTCTGACAGCTGGTCACTGTATTAATGG CCTTTCAGAACGTGAAATCAGCTTTAATGTGGGAGATTATGATGTCTCTAAAACTTCTGAGAGAGAGAACGTATATCGAAATGCTACAAAAATCATTCAACACCCAAAGTTTAGCTCTGAAACTTACGAGAATGACATTGCTGTTATAGAAATGGAAAAGGCTGTGAAACTTGATCCATCTAAACTAAAAACTGTCTGTTTACCCCCACTAAACTCAGACCTGAGTCCTGGAACACCAACATCTGTTATTGGCTGGGGTCGTATCGGATTTT GGGCACAGGTGTTTGTCTGCGGACTAACTACGCTAGAATCATGGCTTTGA